The following proteins come from a genomic window of Streptomyces sp. Sge12:
- a CDS encoding outer membrane protein assembly factor BamB family protein, with amino-acid sequence MTGPTPGTRPEPDAQEPVGFGPPPAPFGPDQGPRPRPRSRSAGAVAAAVAAVVAALLLIGGGAYGLTVRTGVGVPGPPAAGPSGSPSVDQGDGKGPGGTPAAYDPNAGIRPGEARVWLRDNQAEVAGSGTSQYGPWRVGATVVAAISNGLTAYAVADGQEKWKLPLQTPLCGVPPAPSATGVLVVAVKETASDTSRCTHLQQIDLTTGKAGWKVPVPRENEHDTSVEFELAISGDTVAVARPAVMSGFSVTDGRKLFGTSKTNGCYPSAFAGGSRLIGIRHCPDPNDTRASGQAMVEELDPATGSARWSHKYDPDWTVGRVLSMDPLVIAAHHKDKKTWNIKAFAADGTVRSQTNPGFGVSGRCNGFGNASGFQECYAAAADADTLYLGAGKPGISLGIDDTNQVVAVDLNTGKERWRTAEQPKGRTMWPLAVEGGRVVVYVSPGSGGGEAGAVVSLAAADGAAQPVLQSPAAAAGAQGVFYPHGLRTAWADGRLFLLNGRVYSPEPRKASRAILSFGK; translated from the coding sequence ATGACCGGTCCCACCCCCGGCACACGGCCGGAACCCGACGCGCAGGAGCCCGTCGGCTTCGGGCCGCCGCCCGCACCGTTCGGCCCCGATCAGGGCCCGCGTCCCCGTCCCCGTTCGCGATCCGCCGGCGCCGTCGCGGCCGCCGTCGCGGCTGTGGTCGCAGCCCTGCTCCTGATCGGCGGCGGCGCGTACGGGCTGACGGTCCGCACCGGTGTCGGCGTCCCCGGTCCGCCCGCGGCCGGACCCTCCGGTTCTCCCTCGGTCGACCAGGGCGACGGCAAGGGCCCCGGCGGGACCCCCGCGGCCTACGACCCCAACGCCGGCATCCGGCCGGGCGAGGCCCGGGTCTGGCTGCGCGACAACCAGGCCGAGGTGGCCGGGTCCGGGACCTCGCAGTACGGCCCGTGGCGGGTGGGCGCCACCGTGGTCGCCGCGATCTCCAACGGGCTCACCGCCTACGCGGTGGCCGACGGCCAGGAGAAGTGGAAGCTTCCGCTCCAGACGCCGTTGTGCGGGGTCCCCCCGGCCCCGTCCGCGACCGGCGTACTCGTCGTCGCGGTGAAGGAGACCGCCTCGGACACCTCGCGGTGCACCCACCTCCAGCAGATCGACCTCACCACGGGGAAGGCGGGCTGGAAGGTTCCGGTACCGCGCGAGAACGAGCACGACACCTCGGTGGAATTCGAGTTGGCGATCAGCGGTGACACCGTGGCCGTCGCCCGCCCCGCCGTCATGAGCGGCTTCTCGGTCACCGACGGCCGCAAGCTCTTCGGCACCTCGAAGACCAACGGCTGCTACCCGTCCGCCTTCGCCGGGGGCTCGCGGCTGATCGGAATCCGCCACTGCCCCGACCCGAACGACACCCGCGCGTCGGGACAGGCGATGGTCGAGGAGCTGGATCCGGCCACCGGCAGCGCGCGCTGGAGCCACAAGTACGACCCGGACTGGACGGTCGGCCGGGTGCTCTCGATGGACCCCCTGGTGATCGCCGCGCACCACAAGGACAAGAAGACCTGGAACATCAAGGCCTTCGCCGCCGACGGCACGGTGCGCTCGCAGACCAACCCGGGCTTCGGGGTCAGCGGCCGGTGCAACGGGTTCGGCAACGCGAGCGGCTTCCAGGAGTGCTACGCCGCCGCGGCCGACGCCGACACGCTCTACCTCGGCGCGGGCAAACCCGGCATCAGCCTCGGCATCGACGACACCAACCAGGTCGTCGCCGTCGACCTGAACACGGGCAAGGAGCGGTGGCGCACCGCCGAGCAGCCCAAGGGGCGCACCATGTGGCCGCTCGCGGTGGAGGGCGGCCGCGTCGTCGTGTACGTCTCCCCGGGCAGCGGCGGCGGCGAGGCGGGGGCGGTCGTCTCCCTCGCCGCGGCCGACGGTGCGGCGCAGCCCGTTCTGCAGAGCCCGGCCGCGGCCGCCGGCGCCCAGGGCGTCTTCTACCCGCACGGCCTGCGCACCGCGTGGGCGGACGGTCGGCTGTTCCTGCTCAACGGCAGGGTCTACAGCCCGGAACCACGCAAAGCGAGCCGCGCGATCCTCTCGTTCGGCAAGTAG
- a CDS encoding alpha/beta hydrolase: protein MDTHRLLRTTGTVIAATGLLLSGCTSGGSGEPRAAASSAPESAPPSAQPSPTAAALRPYYAQKLTWRECGVPGFECSTMKAPLDYANPGSGQDVDIAVARRKATGPGKRLGSLLVNPGGPGGSGIGYLQAYAGIGYPAAVRAQYDMVSFDPRGVERSNPVECLDGPAMDKYTQVDQTPDDAAERAELVAAFKEFAAGCEKNAQRVLPHVSTVEAARDMDLLRAVLGDEKLNYVGASYGTLLGATYADLFPDRVGRLVLDGAMDPARPALELNRDQTEGFETAFTSFAKDCAKQADCPLGKGDPDAVAARLKEFFRKVDAQPVPSGDPKRPLGESLATTGVIAALYDESAWPQLREALSSAMNGDGSGLLSLADSYYEREADGKYANLMFANAAVNCIDQPPAFTGPEAVDSALPSFQKASPVFGAGLAWASLNCTYWPVKATGKARELTAKGASPIVVVGTTRDPATPYKWAQALAGQLDSGTLLTYDGDGHTAYGRGSDCIDTAINRYLLEGKPPEANKKC from the coding sequence ATGGACACCCATCGCCTGCTGCGTACCACCGGGACCGTGATCGCAGCCACCGGGCTGCTGCTCTCCGGGTGCACCTCGGGCGGGTCGGGGGAACCCCGGGCCGCCGCGTCCTCCGCGCCGGAGTCCGCCCCGCCGTCGGCGCAACCGTCCCCGACCGCGGCCGCGCTGCGCCCGTACTACGCGCAGAAGCTGACCTGGCGCGAGTGCGGTGTCCCCGGCTTCGAGTGCTCCACCATGAAAGCCCCGCTGGACTACGCGAACCCCGGCTCGGGCCAGGACGTCGACATCGCCGTGGCGCGGCGCAAGGCCACCGGTCCCGGCAAGCGTCTCGGCTCGCTGCTGGTCAACCCGGGCGGCCCGGGCGGCTCGGGCATCGGCTACCTCCAGGCGTACGCGGGCATCGGCTATCCCGCGGCGGTCCGGGCCCAGTACGACATGGTGTCCTTCGACCCGCGCGGGGTGGAACGCAGCAATCCCGTCGAGTGCCTGGACGGCCCGGCCATGGACAAGTACACGCAGGTGGACCAGACGCCGGACGACGCGGCCGAGCGGGCCGAGCTGGTGGCGGCGTTCAAGGAGTTCGCGGCCGGCTGCGAGAAGAACGCGCAGCGGGTCCTGCCGCACGTCTCGACCGTCGAAGCCGCCCGGGACATGGACCTGCTGCGTGCGGTGCTCGGCGACGAGAAGCTCAACTACGTCGGGGCCTCGTACGGCACCCTCCTCGGGGCGACGTACGCGGACCTCTTCCCGGACCGGGTCGGCCGGCTGGTCCTGGACGGGGCGATGGACCCCGCCCGTCCTGCGCTCGAACTGAACCGGGACCAGACCGAGGGCTTCGAGACGGCCTTCACGTCCTTCGCCAAGGACTGCGCGAAGCAGGCCGACTGCCCGCTCGGCAAGGGCGACCCGGACGCGGTGGCAGCGCGCCTGAAGGAGTTCTTCCGCAAGGTCGACGCGCAGCCCGTTCCGAGCGGCGATCCCAAGCGGCCGCTGGGCGAGTCCCTGGCGACGACCGGGGTGATCGCGGCGCTGTACGACGAGAGCGCCTGGCCGCAGCTGCGCGAGGCGCTCTCCTCGGCGATGAACGGTGACGGCTCGGGCCTGCTGAGCCTGGCCGACAGCTACTACGAGCGCGAGGCGGACGGCAAGTACGCCAACCTGATGTTCGCGAACGCCGCCGTCAACTGCATCGACCAGCCCCCGGCCTTCACCGGCCCGGAGGCGGTCGACTCCGCCCTGCCCTCCTTCCAGAAGGCCTCCCCGGTCTTCGGCGCGGGCCTGGCCTGGGCCTCGCTGAACTGCACCTACTGGCCCGTGAAGGCCACGGGCAAGGCGAGGGAGCTGACCGCGAAGGGCGCCTCGCCGATCGTGGTGGTGGGCACCACCCGCGACCCGGCCACCCCGTACAAGTGGGCCCAGGCCTTGGCCGGCCAGCTCGACTCGGGCACCCTCCTCACCTACGACGGCGACGGCCACACGGCGTACGGCCGCGGCAGCGACTGCATCGACACCGCGATCAACCGCTACCTCCTGGAGGGCAAGCCCCCGGAGGCGAACAAGAAGTGCTGA
- a CDS encoding DNA polymerase III subunit delta' — protein MPVWDDLVGQERVQKQLAAAARDADALVTAITDGTAPPPASKMTHAWLFTGPPGAGRSTAARAFAAALQCTSPDRALGGEPGCGFCDGCHTTVIGTHADVQIVRTDLLSIGVKETRDLVRRAQLSPAVGRWQVIVLEDADRLTEGAGNVILKAVEEPAPRTVWLLCAPSLEDVLPTIRSRCRHLSLRTPSVDAVADLLVRRDGIEPAVAAAVARATQGHIDRARRLATDESARTRRAAVLKLPLRVDDVGGCLKAAQELVDAAAEDAKQVAEEVDTKETEELRAALGAGAGAGSRMPRGTAGVMKELEDRQKRRRTRTQRDTLDLALTDLTGFYRDVLALQLGSSVAIANEEIRPDLDRVARASGPERTLRRIEAIIACRDALDRNVAPLLAVEAMTMSLRAG, from the coding sequence ATGCCCGTATGGGACGACCTGGTGGGACAGGAGCGGGTCCAGAAGCAGCTGGCCGCCGCCGCCCGCGACGCCGACGCACTGGTCACGGCCATCACGGACGGGACCGCGCCGCCCCCCGCCTCCAAGATGACCCACGCCTGGCTGTTCACCGGACCGCCCGGAGCCGGGCGGTCCACCGCCGCCCGGGCCTTCGCGGCCGCCCTGCAGTGCACCAGCCCCGACCGCGCCCTCGGCGGTGAGCCGGGCTGCGGGTTCTGCGACGGCTGCCACACCACCGTCATCGGTACGCACGCCGACGTGCAGATCGTCCGCACCGACCTGCTGTCCATCGGCGTGAAGGAGACCCGCGACCTGGTCCGCCGGGCCCAGCTGTCCCCGGCCGTCGGCCGCTGGCAGGTCATCGTCCTGGAGGACGCCGACCGGCTCACCGAGGGCGCCGGCAACGTGATCCTCAAGGCCGTGGAGGAACCCGCTCCGCGGACGGTGTGGCTGCTGTGCGCGCCCTCGCTGGAGGACGTGCTGCCCACCATCCGCTCCCGCTGCCGGCACCTGAGCCTGCGCACCCCGAGCGTCGACGCCGTCGCCGATCTGCTGGTCCGGCGCGACGGCATCGAGCCCGCCGTCGCCGCGGCCGTGGCCCGGGCGACCCAGGGGCACATCGACCGGGCCCGCCGGCTCGCCACCGACGAGTCCGCCCGTACCCGCCGGGCCGCCGTGCTGAAGCTCCCGCTGCGCGTCGACGACGTGGGCGGCTGCCTCAAGGCCGCGCAGGAGCTGGTCGACGCCGCCGCCGAGGACGCCAAGCAGGTCGCGGAGGAGGTCGACACCAAGGAGACCGAGGAGCTGCGCGCCGCGCTCGGCGCCGGCGCGGGTGCCGGCAGCCGGATGCCGCGCGGTACGGCGGGCGTGATGAAGGAGCTGGAGGACCGGCAGAAGCGCCGCCGCACCCGCACCCAGCGCGACACCCTCGACCTGGCGCTGACCGATCTCACCGGCTTCTACCGGGACGTGCTGGCGCTGCAGCTCGGCTCGTCCGTGGCCATCGCCAATGAGGAGATACGGCCCGACCTGGACCGCGTCGCCCGCGCCTCAGGTCCCGAGCGGACCCTGCGCCGGATCGAGGCGATCATCGCCTGCCGGGACGCCCTCGACCGCAATGTCGCCCCGCTCCTGGCCGTCGAGGCGATGACGATGTCGCTGCGCGCGGGCTGA
- the tmk gene encoding dTMP kinase, with protein sequence MTRAEQPAVVTAPANPTYDEALAADSRERAVRALLRTPRLRRLWSAQLVSGIGDALTLLVLVLLALQAAASEGAFGGGYRGAALAVAAVFGVRILATLLFGAVLLGPLAGLLGAGGKLDRRWTMIGADGVRLALFVVAPLWLDWIPAQALTALLATVFVSGAAERLWTLAKESAAPALLPAPPPEGATVRPLPDHLDALRRLTLRTAFAALPLAAALLLAATLVGKALGLGIDWFAANQAALGSYVASGLFAASVSLLLPLVLPGGATPRPRSPLEGLRAPKAGDRPDKGRTGAVPLLVVSCAAVAGAVSSAVAVSVLHALDLGGGPAAFALFVLALVGGTAAGIRATQAGKVLPALSRRRLLALAIAVTGLALLLTGLVPDMATVLFLSLLAGLAAGVAANTGHTLLDQETEEFRRARVTEHLQAAVRVAVALGAVVAPVLAAAIGPHRLTGAEIVFAHGGAAFTLMLVGALLLPVAVVVLTKADDRRGVPLRRDLREALRGGEPVQAASATGFFIALEGGDGAGKSTQVEALASWIRGKGHEVVVTREPGATPVGKRLRSILLDISSAGLSNRAEALLYAADRAEHVDTVVRPALERGAVVISDRYIDSSVAYQGAGRDLSPTEIARISRWATDGLVPNLTVLLDVSPEAARERFTEAPDRLESEPAEFHQRVRSGFLTLAASDPGRYLVVDAGQDPDSVTTVVRHRLDRMLPLSEAEVAAQAEARRLAEEEARRRAEEEAARKAEEERLRAEEEARKAREAEEARIKAEAEAARRAQEERLRAEEEARARAEAERLRAEAEEKARAAEAERLRRQAEEEARLRAEAEERRLEKQRRAEEALLKAEEARRLVEAEAAAKAAAVAAAAAAEAAAAAPAPAPQAAPAPAQSPSPAPAPAPAPASAPKVGMTKKPEPDAEPHPDDAVTVETPMAAPPVKRVVQPDDVTQTVPVPKIDPASAEETAVLPPVRATDETAVLPPRTPGRAAGPPGPRRPRGPVGAGTAPPPGRRPSAPRRTRPTGCRRASSATPATTGPGNCPSSMTRAGRAGHARTGPRRPRWTICRRSRTNCWAATGTTRTATRANAHRAAAAEPSGTDCQCRPPQWVHGE encoded by the coding sequence ATGACGCGAGCCGAGCAGCCGGCGGTCGTTACCGCCCCGGCGAACCCCACCTACGACGAAGCCCTAGCCGCGGATTCCCGCGAGCGTGCGGTGCGCGCACTGCTGCGCACTCCCAGGCTGCGACGGCTGTGGAGCGCCCAGTTGGTGAGCGGCATCGGCGATGCCCTGACCCTCCTGGTGCTGGTGCTGCTGGCCCTTCAGGCCGCCGCCTCGGAAGGGGCCTTCGGCGGCGGGTACCGCGGCGCGGCCCTCGCCGTCGCCGCCGTCTTCGGGGTCCGCATCCTCGCCACCCTCCTCTTCGGCGCGGTCCTCCTCGGCCCGCTGGCCGGGCTGTTGGGCGCGGGCGGCAAGCTGGACCGCCGCTGGACCATGATCGGGGCCGACGGGGTCCGCCTCGCGCTCTTCGTCGTCGCCCCGCTGTGGCTCGACTGGATCCCGGCCCAGGCGCTCACCGCCCTGCTGGCCACCGTGTTCGTCTCCGGCGCCGCCGAGCGGCTGTGGACCCTGGCCAAGGAGAGCGCGGCGCCCGCCCTGCTGCCCGCGCCGCCGCCGGAGGGGGCCACCGTACGGCCGCTCCCGGACCACCTGGACGCGCTGCGCCGGCTGACCCTGCGCACCGCCTTCGCGGCGCTGCCCCTCGCCGCGGCCCTGCTGCTCGCCGCGACCCTGGTCGGCAAGGCGCTCGGCCTCGGCATCGACTGGTTCGCCGCGAACCAGGCCGCGCTCGGCTCGTACGTGGCCTCCGGCCTGTTCGCCGCCTCCGTCTCGCTGCTGCTGCCCCTGGTGCTGCCCGGCGGGGCGACCCCGCGTCCGCGTTCCCCGCTGGAGGGCCTGCGCGCCCCCAAGGCGGGCGACCGGCCCGACAAGGGCCGTACGGGCGCCGTCCCGCTGCTGGTCGTGAGCTGCGCCGCGGTCGCCGGAGCGGTGTCCAGCGCCGTCGCCGTCTCCGTACTGCACGCCCTCGACCTGGGTGGCGGCCCGGCCGCCTTCGCCCTGTTCGTCCTCGCGCTCGTCGGCGGCACCGCCGCCGGCATCCGCGCCACCCAGGCCGGCAAGGTGCTGCCCGCCCTGTCCCGGCGCCGGCTGCTGGCCCTCGCCATAGCGGTGACCGGGCTCGCGCTGCTGCTGACCGGGCTCGTCCCCGACATGGCGACCGTGCTGTTCCTGTCGCTGCTCGCCGGCCTCGCCGCGGGCGTCGCGGCCAACACCGGCCACACCCTGCTGGACCAGGAGACCGAGGAGTTCCGCCGGGCCCGGGTCACCGAGCACCTCCAGGCGGCCGTCCGGGTGGCCGTGGCGCTCGGCGCCGTCGTCGCCCCCGTCCTGGCCGCGGCGATCGGCCCGCACCGGCTGACCGGCGCCGAGATCGTCTTCGCGCACGGCGGCGCCGCCTTCACGCTGATGCTGGTCGGCGCCCTGCTGCTGCCCGTCGCCGTGGTGGTGCTCACCAAGGCCGACGACCGCCGGGGCGTACCCCTGCGGCGCGATCTGCGCGAGGCGCTGCGCGGCGGCGAGCCCGTCCAGGCGGCGTCCGCCACCGGCTTCTTCATCGCCCTGGAGGGCGGCGACGGGGCCGGCAAGTCCACCCAGGTCGAGGCGCTGGCCTCCTGGATACGGGGCAAGGGCCACGAGGTCGTGGTGACCCGGGAGCCCGGGGCGACCCCCGTCGGCAAGCGGCTCCGTTCGATCCTGCTCGACATCTCCTCCGCCGGTCTCTCGAACCGTGCCGAGGCCCTGCTGTACGCCGCCGACCGCGCGGAGCACGTGGACACCGTGGTGCGCCCGGCCCTCGAGCGCGGCGCGGTCGTCATCTCGGACCGCTACATCGACTCCTCGGTGGCCTACCAGGGCGCGGGCCGCGACCTGTCCCCCACCGAGATCGCCCGGATCTCGCGCTGGGCGACCGACGGGCTCGTCCCGAACCTGACCGTGCTGCTCGACGTATCGCCGGAGGCGGCGCGCGAGCGGTTCACGGAGGCGCCGGACCGGCTGGAGTCGGAGCCGGCGGAGTTCCACCAGCGGGTGCGGTCCGGGTTCCTGACCCTCGCCGCGTCCGACCCCGGCCGCTACCTCGTGGTCGACGCGGGGCAGGACCCGGATTCGGTGACCACGGTCGTACGGCACCGGTTGGACCGGATGCTGCCGCTCTCGGAGGCCGAAGTGGCCGCCCAGGCGGAGGCGCGGCGCCTCGCCGAGGAGGAGGCCCGGCGCAGGGCCGAGGAAGAGGCCGCGCGCAAGGCGGAGGAAGAGCGGCTGCGCGCCGAGGAAGAGGCCCGCAAGGCGCGCGAGGCCGAGGAAGCGCGGATCAAGGCCGAGGCGGAGGCCGCCCGCAGGGCGCAGGAGGAGCGGCTGCGCGCCGAGGAGGAGGCCCGGGCCCGGGCCGAGGCCGAGCGGCTGCGCGCGGAGGCCGAGGAGAAGGCGCGCGCGGCGGAGGCCGAGCGGCTGCGCCGGCAGGCCGAGGAGGAGGCCCGGCTGCGGGCCGAGGCCGAGGAGCGGCGGCTGGAGAAGCAGCGCAGGGCCGAGGAGGCCCTGCTGAAGGCCGAGGAGGCACGCCGGCTGGTGGAGGCCGAGGCGGCGGCGAAGGCGGCGGCCGTCGCGGCGGCTGCGGCTGCCGAGGCCGCGGCTGCGGCGCCCGCGCCTGCGCCCCAGGCGGCCCCTGCACCGGCTCAGTCCCCGTCCCCCGCCCCTGCGCCTGCCCCCGCACCGGCGTCCGCGCCCAAGGTCGGCATGACCAAGAAGCCGGAGCCGGACGCGGAACCGCACCCGGACGACGCGGTGACGGTGGAGACCCCGATGGCCGCGCCGCCGGTCAAGCGGGTCGTCCAGCCGGACGACGTCACCCAGACCGTCCCGGTGCCGAAGATCGACCCGGCGTCCGCCGAGGAGACCGCGGTGCTGCCGCCGGTCCGCGCGACGGACGAGACGGCGGTACTGCCCCCCCGTACGCCCGGACGCGCCGCAGGCCCCCCCGGACCCCGCAGGCCCCGCGGGCCGGTGGGGGCGGGCACCGCTCCGCCACCCGGCCGACGGCCCAGCGCCCCGAGGAGAACCCGGCCGACCGGGTGCCGTCGGGCATCTTCCGCGACTCCGGCAACGACCGGACCCGGGAACTGCCCGTCGTCGATGACGAGGGCCGGCCGCGCCGGGCACGCCCGGACTGGGCCGAGGAGACCCCGCTGGACGATCTGCCGACGCTCGCGGACGAACTGCTGGGCCGCCACCGGGACGACGAGGACGGCGACGAGGGCGAACGCGCACCGCGCCGCCGCCGCTGAGCCGAGCGGGACGGATTGTCAGTGCCGCCCGCCACAATGGGTGCACGGAGAGTGA
- the topA gene encoding type I DNA topoisomerase, protein MSPTSETAKGGRRLVIVESPAKAKTIKGYLGPGYVVEASVGHIRDLPSGAAEVPDKYTGEVRRLGVDVEHDFAPIYVVNADKKAQVRKLKELLAESDELFLATDEDREGEAIAWHLQEVLKPKVPVHRMVFHEITKDAIRDAVANPRELNQRMVDAQETRRILDRLYGYEVSPVLWKKVMPKLSAGRVQSVATRLVVERERERIAFRTAEYWDLTGTFSTGRAGDASDPSTLVARLNTVDGKRVAQGRDFGSNGQLKSEVLHLDEANARALAAALADTSFAVRSVESKPYRRSPYAPFRTTTLQQEASRKLGFGAKATMQVAQKLYENGFITYMRTDSTTLSDTAVSAARAQVTQLYGADYLPEKPRVYAGKVKNAQEAHEAIRPSGDRFRTPAETGLTGDQFRLYELIWKRTVASQMKDAVGNSVTVKIGGRASDGRDAEFTASGKTITFHGFMKAYVEGADDPNAELDDREKRLPQVAEGDALAAEEITADGHSTKPPARYTEASLVKELEEREIGRPSTYASIIGTILDRGYVFKKGTALVPSFLSFAVVNLLETHFGRLVDYDFTAKMEDDLDRIARGEAQSVPWLKRFYFGSEDATEVVPADGDHLGGLKELVTDLGAIDAREISSFPVGDGIVLRVGRYGPYIERGEKAAEGHQRADVPDDMAPDELTIEYAEELFAAPSGEFELGKDPVSGNEIVAKLGRYGPYVTEILPEGTPKTGKNAVKPRTASLFKSMSLDTVTLDEALKLMSLPRVVGADAEGVEITAQNGRYGPYLKKGTDSRSLETEDQLFSITLDEALAIYAQPKQRGRAAAKPPLKELGTDPVSEKPVVVKDGRFGPYVTDGETNATLRRDDDVETITPERGYELLAEKRAKGPAKKVAKKAPAKKAPAKKATATKTAAAKKTTAAKKTTTAKKTTATTAKKATAKKTAAAPAADE, encoded by the coding sequence TTGTCCCCGACTAGCGAGACCGCAAAGGGCGGCCGCCGACTCGTCATCGTCGAGTCCCCAGCCAAGGCGAAGACGATCAAGGGCTACCTCGGCCCCGGATACGTCGTCGAGGCGAGCGTCGGGCACATCCGCGACCTCCCCAGCGGCGCGGCCGAGGTTCCCGACAAGTACACGGGCGAGGTCCGCCGCCTCGGCGTCGACGTCGAGCACGACTTCGCGCCGATCTATGTCGTCAACGCGGACAAGAAGGCCCAGGTCAGGAAGCTCAAGGAGCTGCTGGCCGAGTCCGACGAACTCTTCCTCGCCACCGATGAGGACCGCGAGGGCGAAGCCATCGCGTGGCACCTGCAGGAAGTCCTCAAGCCCAAGGTCCCCGTCCACCGGATGGTCTTCCACGAGATCACCAAGGACGCGATCCGCGACGCCGTCGCCAACCCGCGCGAGCTGAACCAGCGCATGGTCGACGCCCAGGAGACCCGCCGCATCCTCGACCGCCTCTACGGCTACGAGGTATCGCCGGTCCTGTGGAAGAAGGTCATGCCGAAGCTGTCGGCGGGCCGCGTCCAGTCGGTGGCCACCCGCCTCGTCGTCGAGCGGGAGCGCGAGCGCATCGCCTTCCGCACCGCCGAGTACTGGGACCTGACCGGCACCTTCTCCACCGGCCGGGCCGGTGACGCCTCCGACCCGTCGACGCTGGTCGCCCGCCTGAACACGGTGGACGGCAAGCGCGTCGCACAGGGCCGTGACTTCGGCTCGAACGGGCAGCTCAAGAGCGAGGTGCTGCACCTCGACGAGGCGAACGCCCGGGCGCTGGCCGCTGCGCTGGCGGACACCTCGTTCGCCGTCCGCTCGGTCGAGTCCAAGCCGTACCGCCGCTCCCCGTACGCCCCCTTCCGTACGACGACGCTCCAGCAGGAGGCCTCGCGCAAGCTGGGCTTCGGTGCGAAGGCGACGATGCAGGTGGCGCAGAAGCTGTACGAGAACGGCTTCATCACCTATATGCGTACGGACTCCACCACGCTGTCCGACACCGCGGTGTCGGCGGCGCGGGCGCAGGTCACCCAGCTCTACGGGGCCGACTACCTGCCGGAGAAGCCGCGCGTCTACGCCGGCAAGGTCAAGAACGCGCAGGAGGCGCACGAGGCGATTCGCCCCTCGGGTGATCGTTTCCGCACCCCCGCCGAGACGGGTCTGACCGGCGACCAGTTCCGCCTGTACGAGCTGATCTGGAAGCGGACCGTCGCCTCCCAGATGAAGGACGCGGTCGGCAACAGCGTCACCGTGAAGATCGGCGGCCGCGCCTCGGACGGGCGCGACGCCGAGTTCACCGCCTCCGGCAAGACGATCACCTTCCACGGCTTCATGAAGGCGTACGTCGAGGGCGCGGACGACCCGAACGCCGAGCTCGACGACCGCGAGAAGCGGCTGCCCCAGGTCGCCGAGGGCGACGCGCTGGCCGCCGAGGAGATCACGGCGGACGGGCACTCGACCAAGCCGCCGGCCCGCTACACCGAGGCCTCGCTGGTCAAGGAGCTCGAAGAGCGCGAGATCGGCCGTCCGTCGACGTACGCGTCGATCATCGGCACCATCCTCGACCGCGGATACGTCTTCAAGAAGGGCACGGCCCTGGTGCCGTCCTTCCTGTCGTTCGCCGTGGTGAACCTGCTGGAGACGCACTTCGGGCGGCTCGTCGACTACGACTTCACCGCGAAGATGGAGGACGACCTCGACCGCATCGCGCGGGGCGAGGCCCAGTCCGTGCCGTGGCTGAAGCGCTTCTACTTCGGCTCGGAGGACGCGACCGAGGTCGTGCCGGCCGACGGGGACCACCTCGGCGGTCTGAAGGAGCTGGTCACCGACCTCGGCGCGATCGACGCCCGGGAGATCTCCTCCTTCCCGGTCGGCGACGGCATCGTGCTGCGCGTCGGCCGCTACGGGCCGTACATCGAGCGCGGCGAGAAGGCCGCGGAGGGCCACCAGCGCGCCGACGTACCGGACGATATGGCTCCGGACGAGCTGACGATCGAGTACGCGGAGGAGCTGTTCGCCGCGCCGAGCGGCGAGTTCGAGCTCGGCAAGGACCCGGTCAGCGGCAACGAGATCGTCGCGAAGCTCGGCCGCTACGGCCCGTACGTGACGGAGATCCTCCCCGAGGGCACCCCGAAGACGGGCAAGAACGCGGTCAAGCCGCGGACGGCCTCGCTCTTCAAGTCCATGAGCCTGGACACGGTCACCCTCGACGAGGCGCTGAAGCTGATGTCGCTGCCGCGCGTGGTCGGCGCGGACGCCGAGGGCGTGGAGATCACGGCCCAGAACGGCCGCTACGGCCCGTACCTGAAGAAGGGCACGGACTCGCGGTCGCTGGAGACCGAGGACCAGCTCTTCTCGATCACGCTGGACGAGGCCCTCGCCATCTACGCGCAGCCCAAGCAGCGGGGCCGGGCCGCGGCCAAGCCGCCGCTGAAGGAGCTGGGCACGGACCCGGTCAGCGAGAAGCCGGTGGTGGTCAAGGACGGCCGCTTCGGTCCGTACGTGACGGACGGCGAGACGAACGCGACGCTGCGGCGGGACGACGACGTCGAGACGATCACGCCGGAGCGGGGCTACGAGCTGCTCGCGGAGAAGCGGGCGAAGGGCCCGGCCAAGAAGGTGGCGAAGAAGGCTCCCGCCAAGAAGGCCCCGGCGAAGAAGGCGACGGCGACCAAGACCGCTGCCGCGAAGAAGACGACGGCGGCCAAGAAGACGACCACCGCCAAGAAGACCACCGCGACCACCGCCAAGAAGGCGACGGCCAAGAAGACGGCCGCCGCCCCGGCCGCGGACGAGTAG